A window from Ignavibacteriota bacterium encodes these proteins:
- a CDS encoding T9SS type A sorting domain-containing protein, translated as MVRKFTKSFFLFLIFSNLIFSQSFDGTWSVEYVTSDSPDSLNSIGYNVISVGVISEDSFVALVNRGSANAHYLVGFKNAGKNSGRLGNVPYQQVDFRTKWLSGFDQEFLFDANDIAAKGNLVYVPNNDTNSNSILTFELKDDSIYTYPQRYKIDEYIWAIDVDDNGRIYVTKTGDSTKAGSVIIFENPDVAPKWVSNGKQGKILQEFTLPDIGSPRGITANNDGTILYVSNWDENKIYCYIGDPVNGYTLYDGFDFQVESEFITPDTTSGSLKVGPFGIQYMPGKNLLFVAHDADFVSGDNRGYAYGKIFIANPNTGEVLDTIDAAKWNFLIEGRYNNHNPANNASGYTSNYAVDFDENNNIYTQSWFGWTVDKWNYSAELPTIEITITDIQIDYNFIPNQIELKQNYPNPFNPSTTIEFSLNTQHEVSLKIYNITGELVTDLLKNKILEQGNYKLTFDASKFVSGTYIYQLQVGLKTFSNKMILIK; from the coding sequence ATGGTAAGAAAATTCACAAAGTCATTTTTTCTATTTTTAATTTTTTCAAATCTTATTTTCTCACAAAGTTTTGACGGAACTTGGTCTGTTGAATATGTTACATCAGATAGTCCGGATTCGCTTAACAGTATTGGGTATAATGTTATTTCTGTTGGAGTAATTTCTGAGGATTCCTTTGTTGCATTAGTAAATAGGGGAAGCGCAAATGCTCATTACTTAGTTGGATTTAAAAATGCTGGTAAAAATAGCGGAAGACTTGGAAATGTTCCTTATCAACAAGTTGATTTTAGAACAAAATGGTTAAGCGGATTTGACCAAGAATTTCTGTTTGATGCAAATGATATTGCAGCTAAGGGAAACTTAGTTTATGTTCCAAATAATGATACAAATAGTAATAGTATTTTAACTTTTGAATTAAAAGATGATAGCATTTATACTTATCCTCAGAGATATAAAATAGATGAATATATATGGGCAATTGATGTTGACGATAATGGAAGAATTTATGTTACAAAAACCGGCGATTCAACAAAAGCTGGCTCAGTAATAATTTTTGAAAATCCGGATGTTGCGCCAAAATGGGTTTCTAATGGCAAACAAGGGAAAATATTACAAGAGTTTACTCTTCCGGACATTGGTTCACCAAGAGGAATTACCGCAAATAATGATGGCACAATCTTATACGTTAGCAATTGGGATGAAAATAAAATTTATTGCTACATTGGCGATCCCGTAAATGGTTATACTTTATATGATGGATTTGATTTCCAAGTTGAAAGTGAGTTTATTACTCCAGATACAACAAGCGGTTCTTTAAAAGTTGGACCTTTCGGAATTCAATATATGCCGGGGAAAAATTTATTGTTTGTTGCTCATGATGCGGATTTTGTTTCCGGTGATAATAGAGGATATGCATATGGAAAAATTTTCATTGCAAACCCAAATACTGGTGAAGTTTTAGATACAATTGATGCCGCAAAATGGAATTTCTTAATTGAAGGTAGATACAATAATCATAATCCAGCAAATAATGCATCCGGATATACATCAAATTATGCTGTAGATTTTGATGAAAATAATAATATTTATACTCAATCTTGGTTTGGCTGGACAGTTGATAAATGGAATTACTCGGCTGAATTACCAACGATAGAAATTACAATTACTGATATACAAATTGATTATAATTTTATACCCAACCAAATTGAATTAAAACAAAATTATCCAAATCCATTTAACCCAAGTACAACAATAGAATTTTCACTAAACACACAACACGAAGTTTCACTTAAAATATATAATATTACCGGTGAACTAGTTACTGACTTATTGAAGAATAAAATTCTAGAGCAAGGAAATTACAAATTAACATTTGATGCTTCAAAATTTGTTTCCGGAACATATATTTATCAACTTCAGGTTGGATTAAAAACATTTTCTAATAAAATGATATTAATTAAGTAA
- a CDS encoding VCBS repeat-containing protein produces MRKFNFTFLIISTLLLSSVLFAQTDIFKRSALIPNDTLDVGGWGEAIVGVDFDGDGLKEIYGVSNDWSDLAGLDWVPRIYKYENSGSGWEVVWSTRLPLEGQNTWPPLAAGDWDKDGKMEIIWGPVNNFSAGDSIYTRVIVFESKGDGSDEMGVDNGDGTFKPNASWTIIDAPNYNLRPFKWHLTDVDSDGTEEIVFGARAGAERFGVISVDNIPDDADGSETFTLEVSALSDTNFVVDAGTIYDIAVVDSVILLIHSNGNVTPVVYSNGSYTTEPVLTGFVPTGSWKSSVTVDINNDGVKEVLVSGWGAGNQNVMLLQVENGNYSATKIANMSSFIGAGGQLYGGDAGDIDGDGNLDLIVGTRGGSPNNGVYRVEYQGGSITDPANYYISRIDELLYASGGRLDVIRVGNLDADADLEVVYSGIPATGLIPLVILDRYPVDNLLTIGEAKVDENSDFIPDNVDQTVTVSGVVLNKSLDLNSMQVFIQDATGGLQLFSNGNPGPDLNVGDRVVATGKVAQYRGLNEVMITDPAVDITLVDSGRVVLAKSLTIDAYLENAEMYEGTLIKISGVTKTAESPAWPASGSNANLTLWTGYGSTLIGRVDKETDVDEGAEPTWPISAVGVATQFTSASSVYNDGYQITFLKYSDITQNVSVAPLPYFGLLTPADGATISITDSAETFNVGWEAAVDLNNDILGYQFVALPEVFTAQSLEPYITVNATDILGLMAGADSITFDWTVLVLDANSQTAASMDTFTVTFVNDITPVGVEELIPSRFYVDQNYPNPFNPTTTISFGLPEQAVVDLRVYDILGREVATILNNKSLKAGKFTYNFDASNLASGTYIYRLSSNNNVVTKKMLLLK; encoded by the coding sequence ATGAGAAAATTCAATTTTACATTTCTCATAATTTCAACATTACTTCTTTCATCTGTTTTGTTTGCTCAAACAGATATCTTCAAAAGAAGTGCACTAATTCCGAATGACACCCTAGATGTTGGCGGTTGGGGTGAAGCAATTGTCGGTGTAGATTTCGATGGTGATGGATTAAAAGAAATCTATGGCGTTTCAAATGATTGGTCTGATCTTGCAGGTTTAGATTGGGTCCCTAGAATTTATAAATATGAAAACAGCGGCTCAGGTTGGGAAGTAGTCTGGTCAACAAGATTACCATTAGAAGGTCAAAATACTTGGCCACCTCTTGCTGCTGGCGATTGGGATAAAGACGGTAAAATGGAAATTATATGGGGACCAGTTAATAATTTTAGTGCCGGCGATTCAATTTATACTCGTGTAATTGTATTTGAATCCAAAGGTGATGGTTCTGACGAAATGGGCGTTGATAATGGAGATGGAACTTTTAAACCAAATGCTTCTTGGACGATTATTGACGCACCAAATTATAATTTAAGACCATTTAAATGGCATTTAACAGATGTTGATTCCGATGGAACGGAAGAAATTGTTTTTGGAGCGAGAGCTGGTGCCGAAAGATTCGGAGTAATTTCTGTTGATAATATTCCGGATGATGCTGATGGTTCTGAAACTTTTACACTTGAAGTTAGTGCTCTATCCGATACTAATTTTGTTGTTGATGCCGGAACTATTTATGATATCGCAGTTGTTGATAGTGTTATACTTCTAATCCATAGCAATGGAAATGTAACCCCGGTTGTTTATTCAAATGGCAGCTATACAACAGAACCTGTTCTTACTGGTTTTGTTCCAACAGGTTCTTGGAAATCATCAGTTACAGTTGATATTAACAATGATGGAGTTAAAGAAGTATTAGTTTCCGGTTGGGGAGCAGGAAATCAAAATGTTATGTTACTTCAAGTAGAAAACGGTAATTATTCAGCAACTAAAATTGCAAATATGTCGTCATTTATTGGTGCTGGTGGACAACTTTATGGTGGTGACGCTGGTGACATTGACGGAGATGGAAATCTTGATTTAATTGTTGGTACTCGCGGCGGAAGCCCAAATAACGGAGTTTATAGAGTTGAATATCAAGGCGGAAGTATAACTGATCCCGCAAATTATTACATCTCAAGAATTGATGAATTACTTTATGCAAGTGGTGGTCGTTTAGATGTAATTAGAGTTGGCAATTTAGACGCTGATGCAGACTTGGAAGTAGTTTATTCCGGAATACCAGCAACTGGACTAATTCCTCTTGTTATACTTGATAGATATCCAGTAGATAATCTTCTTACAATTGGTGAAGCAAAAGTTGATGAAAATTCTGACTTTATTCCAGATAATGTTGATCAAACAGTAACAGTATCCGGGGTTGTTCTTAATAAATCATTAGATCTTAACAGTATGCAGGTATTTATTCAAGATGCAACTGGTGGTCTACAATTATTTTCAAATGGAAATCCTGGACCAGATTTGAACGTTGGCGATAGAGTAGTTGCAACTGGAAAAGTTGCACAATACAGAGGTTTAAATGAAGTTATGATTACTGATCCTGCTGTTGATATAACTCTTGTTGATTCTGGCAGGGTTGTATTAGCAAAATCACTAACTATTGATGCTTATCTTGAAAATGCAGAAATGTACGAAGGAACATTAATAAAAATTTCAGGTGTTACAAAAACTGCCGAATCGCCTGCATGGCCAGCTTCCGGAAGTAATGCAAATTTAACTTTATGGACAGGATATGGTTCAACTTTGATTGGTAGAGTTGATAAAGAAACAGATGTAGATGAAGGTGCAGAACCAACATGGCCAATTTCTGCTGTTGGTGTAGCTACTCAATTTACATCTGCATCAAGTGTTTATAACGACGGATATCAAATTACATTCCTAAAATATTCAGATATTACTCAAAATGTTTCAGTTGCCCCACTTCCATATTTCGGATTATTAACTCCCGCAGATGGCGCAACTATTTCTATTACAGATTCTGCTGAAACATTTAATGTTGGTTGGGAAGCAGCAGTAGATTTAAATAATGATATCCTTGGATACCAATTTGTAGCTTTACCAGAAGTGTTTACAGCTCAATCACTTGAACCTTATATTACTGTTAATGCTACAGATATTTTAGGTTTAATGGCTGGCGCTGACTCAATTACTTTTGATTGGACAGTATTGGTTTTGGATGCTAATTCTCAAACAGCTGCAAGTATGGATACATTTACAGTAACATTTGTAAATGATATTACTCCGGTTGGTGTTGAGGAATTAATTCCATCAAGATTCTATGTTGATCAAAACTATCCTAATCCTTTTAACCCAACTACAACTATTAGTTTTGGTTTACCTGAACAAGCTGTTGTTGATTTAAGAGTTT